A genomic stretch from Leptotrichia sp. HSP-536 includes:
- the atpF gene encoding F0F1 ATP synthase subunit B produces the protein MNEGARLVNIDFTMAIQIVNFIVLVYFFSRAFAKKIGKVLEDRKKLALSEMEIVENEKEKLEEQKKTMEKLKKESKRRANDILIKAERQADDRKDQIISQAMSNRERMMMKAEADIEKMRQNAKFELQKEVGEMAVELAEKIIKENIDEKQDATINKFINEIGD, from the coding sequence ATGAATGAAGGAGCAAGATTAGTAAACATCGACTTTACGATGGCTATTCAAATAGTAAACTTTATAGTATTAGTCTATTTTTTTTCACGGGCTTTTGCAAAAAAAATCGGCAAAGTGCTTGAAGATAGAAAGAAATTAGCTTTATCTGAAATGGAAATTGTCGAAAACGAGAAAGAAAAATTGGAAGAACAGAAAAAAACAATGGAAAAATTGAAAAAAGAATCCAAAAGACGTGCAAATGACATTCTGATAAAGGCCGAAAGACAGGCAGACGATAGAAAAGATCAGATTATATCGCAAGCTATGAGTAATCGTGAAAGAATGATGATGAAAGCGGAAGCTGATATTGAAAAAATGCGGCAAAATGCCAAATTTGAACTTCAAAAGGAAGTTGGAGAAATGGCAGTTGAACTTGCAGAAAAAATTATTAAGGAAAATATCGACGAAAAACAAGATGCAACTATTAATAAGTTTATTAATGAGATAGGAGATTAA
- the atpG gene encoding ATP synthase F1 subunit gamma, which produces MAANMKEIKERIDSVKSTSQITNAMNIVSSTKFKRFQVLTLKSRSYARAVDEAFDNLVASLTGNKFVIFDGKSEVRRVGIIVMTSDRGLCGSFNSNTFRRLESMRKQFEKEGKEVSVVTIGRKAKEYCKNRNINVDSEYTQMIPETMFETGKKISEDVVQFYLNDFYDEVYMIYSKFVSAIEYNIQIEKLLPIEKKEGLPTKEYIFDPSEEEVLNSFVPQVLNIKLYQSLLENSASEHSARMSAMKQANDNASEMIRNLEVQYNRERQGQITQELTEIISGSLGVQ; this is translated from the coding sequence ATGGCAGCAAACATGAAGGAAATTAAGGAACGTATTGACAGTGTGAAAAGTACAAGTCAAATCACAAATGCGATGAATATTGTATCTTCTACCAAATTTAAAAGATTTCAAGTATTAACTTTAAAATCAAGAAGCTATGCACGTGCTGTAGATGAGGCTTTTGATAATCTGGTTGCAAGTCTTACAGGAAACAAATTTGTAATTTTTGATGGAAAATCAGAAGTCAGAAGAGTCGGTATTATTGTAATGACATCAGATCGTGGGCTTTGCGGAAGTTTTAATTCAAATACTTTTAGAAGACTTGAAAGCATGAGAAAGCAGTTTGAAAAGGAAGGTAAGGAAGTTTCTGTTGTAACAATAGGAAGAAAAGCGAAGGAATATTGTAAAAATAGAAATATAAATGTTGACAGTGAGTATACACAGATGATTCCTGAAACAATGTTTGAAACTGGGAAAAAAATTAGTGAAGATGTAGTGCAGTTTTATTTAAATGATTTTTATGATGAAGTTTATATGATTTATTCAAAATTTGTATCAGCAATTGAATATAATATTCAAATTGAAAAATTGCTTCCAATTGAAAAAAAGGAAGGATTGCCAACAAAGGAATATATTTTTGATCCATCGGAGGAAGAAGTATTAAATTCGTTTGTGCCACAAGTTCTGAATATAAAACTGTATCAGTCATTACTGGAAAATTCAGCAAGTGAACATTCAGCCAGAATGTCTGCAATGAAACAAGCTAACGACAATGCTTCTGAAATGATAAGAAATCTGGAAGTGCAGTATAATCGTGAAAGACAAGGACAAATAACACAGGAATTGACAGAAATTATAAGCGGTTCTTTAGGAGTACAGTAA
- a CDS encoding DUF4912 domain-containing protein, whose amino-acid sequence MEQLKRNRKRTYYRNYANEKLIKNQKNRRAVKKLENLISMEVIEKEIIEKTLIKYFIMKRNRTFYRNFVNRKLLGNLGKRYRRVFRALNFNYEKISPDQIRRRYVETEINRSKFAKGVEFDGKSNHEDIYFDKAPLPAAYFVDEIVLMPKNPTTLFIYWEIRDDTFERLASNNGIIDNIVIKLYKNGYEYRKIIRHERIGSHYITEIDVNQQYEASIGYEDAYGNFSEVARSVKAISPNDKVSDNIDLLWGTVRFDGNTDQLIKYVNAPVSTAEGREALGLPDTYLDEDDEFIIEVIERLTKVGASEVLIERKVIKGREKGRSQELRLDMSGSRSS is encoded by the coding sequence ATGGAGCAATTAAAAAGAAATAGAAAAAGAACTTATTACAGAAATTATGCTAACGAAAAATTAATTAAAAATCAAAAAAATAGAAGAGCAGTGAAAAAATTAGAAAATCTTATTTCAATGGAAGTTATTGAAAAAGAAATTATTGAAAAAACTTTAATTAAGTATTTCATAATGAAAAGAAATAGAACTTTTTATAGAAATTTTGTAAACAGAAAATTATTAGGAAATTTAGGAAAAAGATACAGAAGAGTCTTTAGAGCCTTGAATTTTAATTATGAAAAAATTTCACCAGACCAAATTAGACGTAGATATGTAGAAACTGAAATTAATCGTTCAAAATTTGCAAAAGGTGTAGAATTTGATGGAAAATCAAATCACGAAGATATTTACTTTGATAAGGCTCCATTGCCGGCAGCATATTTTGTAGATGAAATCGTATTAATGCCAAAAAATCCTACAACATTATTTATATATTGGGAGATACGTGATGATACATTTGAAAGATTAGCGTCGAATAATGGAATAATTGACAATATTGTCATAAAACTTTATAAAAATGGATATGAATACAGAAAAATTATAAGACATGAAAGAATAGGGTCACATTATATAACTGAAATTGATGTAAATCAACAATACGAGGCATCTATTGGATATGAAGATGCATATGGAAACTTTTCTGAAGTTGCACGCTCTGTAAAAGCTATTTCTCCAAATGATAAAGTTTCTGATAATATAGATTTGCTATGGGGAACTGTAAGATTCGATGGAAATACAGATCAATTAATAAAATATGTAAATGCGCCAGTTTCTACAGCAGAAGGAAGGGAAGCGCTGGGATTGCCTGATACATATTTGGATGAAGATGATGAATTCATAATTGAAGTAATAGAAAGATTGACAAAAGTTGGAGCTTCAGAAGTGCTAATTGAAAGAAAAGTTATTAAAGGAAGAGAAAAGGGAAGATCGCAAGAACTTAGACTTGATATGAGCGGTTCAAGAAGTAGTTAA
- a CDS encoding VOC family protein, whose amino-acid sequence MAMLHMLHACLRVENLEASIKFYEKAFGFKEDRRMDFPEHKFTIVYLTLPGESFEIELTYNYGHGPYTIGDGFSHLAIASDDLEGDNEKHKALGYPTTDLMGLPGKPGHYYFVTDPDGYRMEVIRAK is encoded by the coding sequence ATGGCTATGTTACATATGTTACATGCTTGTTTGCGTGTAGAAAATTTAGAAGCATCTATTAAATTTTATGAAAAAGCTTTTGGATTTAAGGAAGATCGTCGTATGGATTTTCCAGAGCATAAATTTACTATTGTTTATTTGACTCTTCCAGGGGAAAGCTTTGAAATTGAATTAACTTACAATTATGGTCACGGTCCATATACAATTGGTGATGGTTTCTCACATCTTGCAATTGCTTCGGACGATCTTGAGGGAGATAATGAAAAACATAAAGCATTAGGATATCCAACAACAGATCTTATGGGCTTACCTGGAAAACCAGGACATTATTATTTTGTGACAGATCCAGATGGCTATCGTATGGAAGTAATTCGTGCAAAATAA
- the atpA gene encoding F0F1 ATP synthase subunit alpha: MRIKPEEISKIIRSEIENYKSSLDISNTGTVLEVGDGIARIYGLSNAMAGELLQFENGTIGMALNLEESNIGAVIFGKTQGIKEGSIVKGLGKVAEVPAGNELLGRVVDALGTPIDGKGSITADRYMPIERQASGIIARKPVTQPMQTGIKAIDGMFPIGKGQRELIIGDRQTGKTAIAIDAIINQKNNDVLCVYVAIGQKRSTVAQIYKKLEEAGALEYTIIVAATASESAPLQYLAPYSGVAMGEYFMDQGKDVLIVYDDLSKHAVAYREMSLLLKRPPGREAYPGDVFYLHSRLLERAAKLSDKLGGGSITALPIVETRAGDISAYIPTNVISITDGQIFLETDLFNSGFRPAINAGVSVSRVGGAAQIKAMKQVASKVKLELAQYNELLAFTQFGSDLDKATRDQLNRGSKIMEVLKQPQYSPYKVEEQVISFYCVTNGYFDDVPNEKVRIFEKDLIESLRNDSNILNGILEKKVLNDDLKNELDEFIVNFKKEYVW; encoded by the coding sequence TTGAGAATCAAGCCAGAAGAAATAAGTAAAATAATCCGAAGCGAAATTGAAAATTACAAAAGTTCACTGGATATTTCAAATACTGGAACAGTTTTAGAAGTAGGAGATGGAATAGCTAGAATCTATGGATTAAGCAATGCAATGGCAGGAGAATTATTGCAATTTGAAAATGGAACTATCGGAATGGCACTAAACTTGGAAGAAAGTAACATTGGAGCAGTAATTTTTGGAAAAACACAAGGTATAAAAGAAGGAAGCATAGTAAAAGGATTAGGAAAAGTAGCTGAAGTTCCAGCTGGAAATGAGCTGCTTGGAAGAGTAGTTGACGCACTTGGGACTCCTATTGATGGAAAAGGCTCTATAACAGCTGATAGATATATGCCAATTGAGCGACAAGCTTCAGGAATTATCGCAAGAAAACCTGTTACACAGCCTATGCAGACAGGAATAAAGGCAATAGATGGAATGTTTCCAATTGGAAAAGGGCAGAGGGAATTGATAATTGGAGATAGACAAACTGGAAAAACGGCAATTGCAATTGATGCCATTATAAATCAAAAAAATAACGATGTTTTATGTGTTTATGTTGCAATCGGTCAGAAAAGATCGACTGTTGCACAAATTTATAAAAAATTAGAAGAAGCAGGTGCATTGGAATATACGATTATTGTTGCGGCAACTGCATCTGAATCAGCACCACTTCAATATTTGGCACCGTATTCAGGAGTCGCTATGGGTGAATATTTCATGGATCAGGGAAAAGATGTGCTAATAGTTTATGATGATTTATCAAAACATGCTGTGGCTTATCGTGAAATGTCGTTACTATTGAAAAGACCGCCAGGAAGGGAAGCATATCCAGGAGATGTTTTCTACCTGCATTCAAGACTTCTTGAAAGAGCGGCAAAATTAAGTGATAAACTGGGCGGAGGTTCAATTACTGCACTTCCAATTGTAGAAACAAGGGCTGGAGATATTTCGGCATATATCCCAACAAATGTCATTTCGATAACAGATGGACAAATATTCTTGGAAACAGATTTGTTTAATTCAGGATTTAGACCAGCGATAAATGCAGGAGTTTCTGTATCAAGGGTTGGAGGAGCTGCACAAATTAAGGCTATGAAACAAGTTGCTTCAAAAGTGAAACTGGAACTTGCTCAATATAACGAGCTTTTGGCATTTACACAGTTTGGATCGGATCTGGATAAAGCTACAAGAGATCAGTTAAATCGTGGATCTAAAATTATGGAAGTGTTAAAACAGCCACAATATAGTCCATATAAAGTTGAAGAACAAGTAATTTCGTTTTATTGTGTAACAAATGGATATTTTGACGATGTTCCGAATGAAAAAGTGAGAATATTTGAAAAAGATTTGATAGAATCTCTTAGAAATGATTCAAATATTTTAAATGGAATTTTAGAAAAAAAAGTGTTAAATGATGATTTGAAAAATGAGCTTGATGAATTTATAGTTAACTTTAAAAAAGAATATGTTTGGTAA
- the atpC gene encoding ATP synthase F1 subunit epsilon, which translates to MALEFILQAVTPERLVFEKPVEFVKLRTESGDIGILAKHINYITPIGAGEMLVREKDKEDVTYYLEGGFLEVRQDKVVILGVNIVEATKAEAERMAKEVAIERAKRQKIKEDQDILGTKKRIQSNLTRK; encoded by the coding sequence ATGGCACTGGAATTTATTTTGCAAGCAGTGACTCCAGAAAGACTTGTTTTTGAAAAGCCTGTTGAATTTGTGAAATTACGTACTGAAAGCGGAGATATTGGAATACTTGCCAAGCACATTAATTATATAACTCCAATTGGGGCAGGAGAAATGCTGGTTCGTGAAAAGGATAAGGAAGATGTCACATATTATTTGGAAGGTGGATTTTTGGAAGTTCGGCAGGATAAAGTTGTCATTTTGGGAGTGAATATAGTTGAAGCGACTAAAGCTGAAGCCGAAAGAATGGCAAAAGAAGTAGCAATCGAAAGAGCGAAAAGACAAAAAATAAAAGAAGATCAGGATATTTTGGGAACTAAAAAACGGATTCAAAGTAATTTAACTAGAAAATAA
- the atpD gene encoding F0F1 ATP synthase subunit beta, which yields MNKGKLVQVIGPVIDVKFEKELPDIYNALEVYNEKGEKLVAEVHAHNGNNIVRAVAMSGTEGLRRGLEVVDTGNPIQVPVGRATLGRIFNVLGEAVDEGEELDADVLRESIHKDAPSFEQQGTDSEILETGIKVVDLLAPYLKGGKIGLFGGAGVGKTVLIQELINNIAKGHGGLSVFAGVGERTREGRDLYNEMTESGVIDKTALVYGQMNEPPGARLRVGLTALTMAEYFRDKEGQNVLLFIDNIFRFTQAGSEVSALLGRMPSAVGYQPNLATEMGALQERITSTNTGSITSVQAVYVPADDLTDPAPATTFAHLDATTVLSRQIASLGIYPAVDPLDSTSRILEPEIVGNEHYKIARETQKVLQRYKELQDIIAILGMDELDENDKLTVNRARKIQRFFSQPFSVAEQFTGMKGKYVPLRETIRGFKEILDGLHDDLPEQAFLYVGTIDDAVAKARELMVE from the coding sequence ATGAATAAAGGTAAATTAGTTCAAGTAATTGGACCAGTTATAGATGTAAAATTTGAAAAAGAATTACCAGATATTTACAATGCGCTTGAAGTGTATAATGAAAAAGGTGAAAAATTAGTAGCCGAAGTTCACGCACACAACGGAAACAATATTGTAAGAGCAGTTGCGATGTCTGGAACAGAAGGATTAAGACGTGGACTGGAAGTTGTAGATACTGGAAACCCAATTCAAGTTCCCGTTGGAAGAGCTACACTTGGAAGAATTTTCAATGTTCTTGGAGAAGCAGTTGATGAAGGCGAAGAACTGGACGCAGATGTTTTAAGGGAATCTATCCATAAAGATGCACCTTCATTTGAACAGCAGGGAACAGATTCTGAAATACTGGAAACAGGAATAAAAGTAGTGGATTTATTAGCACCGTATTTAAAAGGTGGAAAAATAGGGTTGTTTGGAGGAGCTGGAGTTGGAAAGACCGTTTTAATTCAAGAATTAATTAATAATATTGCAAAAGGGCATGGAGGACTTTCTGTATTTGCAGGGGTTGGAGAACGTACACGTGAAGGACGTGATTTGTATAATGAAATGACTGAAAGTGGAGTTATTGACAAAACAGCGTTAGTGTATGGACAAATGAATGAGCCACCTGGGGCAAGACTAAGAGTTGGGCTTACAGCACTTACAATGGCAGAATATTTTAGAGATAAAGAAGGACAAAATGTACTTTTATTTATTGACAATATATTCAGATTTACGCAAGCAGGTTCGGAAGTATCTGCACTACTTGGAAGAATGCCATCAGCCGTAGGATACCAGCCAAACTTGGCAACTGAAATGGGAGCTTTGCAGGAAAGAATAACATCGACAAATACAGGTTCGATTACATCAGTGCAAGCTGTATACGTACCAGCAGATGACTTGACAGATCCAGCGCCAGCAACAACATTTGCCCATTTGGACGCAACAACAGTATTATCAAGACAAATTGCATCGCTTGGAATTTATCCAGCAGTAGATCCGCTTGATTCAACTTCAAGAATATTAGAGCCTGAAATTGTTGGAAATGAACATTATAAAATTGCAAGGGAAACTCAGAAAGTATTGCAAAGATATAAGGAATTACAGGATATTATAGCAATTCTGGGAATGGATGAGCTGGATGAAAATGATAAATTAACAGTAAACCGTGCTAGAAAAATTCAAAGATTCTTTTCACAGCCGTTCTCTGTTGCAGAACAATTTACAGGAATGAAAGGTAAATACGTGCCATTAAGAGAAACAATTCGTGGATTTAAAGAAATTTTAGACGGACTTCACGATGATTTGCCAGAACAAGCATTCTTATATGTTGGGACAATAGACGATGCAGTGGCAAAAGCTAGAGAATTAATGGTGGAATAG
- the dapB gene encoding 4-hydroxy-tetrahydrodipicolinate reductase — protein MKIIVYGGGVMAQYVKESVINSGNEFVGLVDPLGNGDFENLKGNNVDFDAIIDFSHFSLLEDVLEAGISKEVPVLIATTGHSEEQLKKIEEAANQIPIIKATNTSVGVNIVNEIVAFATKLLKDFDIEIIEKHHNRKIDAPSGTANTLLEIVKENLDDNGKDYRTIYGREGHSKRAEKEIGVHAIRGGNIVGEHTVIYAKNDEIIEIKHEALSRKMFSDGAVRAVEFLFGKKAGLYTMKDVLGL, from the coding sequence ATGAAAATAATAGTATATGGTGGTGGAGTTATGGCTCAGTATGTGAAAGAATCAGTAATAAATTCTGGAAATGAATTTGTTGGGCTGGTTGATCCGCTTGGAAATGGGGATTTTGAAAATTTGAAGGGGAATAATGTAGATTTTGATGCGATTATAGATTTTTCACATTTTAGTCTGCTAGAGGATGTGCTAGAAGCAGGAATTAGTAAAGAAGTTCCAGTATTAATCGCTACAACTGGACATTCAGAAGAGCAGCTGAAAAAAATTGAAGAAGCAGCAAATCAAATACCGATAATTAAGGCAACAAACACTTCAGTTGGAGTAAATATTGTAAATGAAATAGTGGCTTTTGCAACAAAATTATTGAAGGATTTTGATATTGAAATAATAGAAAAACATCATAATCGAAAAATTGATGCACCAAGTGGAACAGCAAATACGTTGCTTGAAATTGTAAAGGAAAATTTGGACGATAATGGAAAAGATTACAGAACAATTTACGGAAGGGAAGGACATAGCAAACGTGCTGAAAAAGAAATAGGAGTTCACGCCATACGTGGTGGAAACATTGTTGGAGAACATACGGTAATTTACGCAAAAAATGATGAAATTATTGAAATAAAGCACGAAGCATTGTCTAGAAAGATGTTTTCAGATGGTGCGGTTAGAGCTGTAGAATTTCTTTTTGGGAAAAAAGCGGGATTGTATACAATGAAAGATGTACTTGGATTATAA
- the atpB gene encoding F0F1 ATP synthase subunit A, with the protein MKSKIWKFLGFLFLMMIVVNLILSIISTVLPVRFESPSSVVEAPHYFNFVLGNFRFSLSQTVLDTWVIMLIIMFLVRKGTKNISVENPSKMQIIMEEYYHFIENTFLTTFGKHKKSYIPFFSALFIFIMFSNLSTFLFPFIMMGVTENGVKTIKPFFRTPTADPNTTIGLSLIVIVIFLAVSIKQHGLKGYIKTLFEPMWFMFPLNVVDIFSKVLNTSMRLFGNMLAGLVIVGLLYSLVGRGMLQSLTHDMLKGSFSFSVGWPMLIQLYLDLFIGIVQAFVFTILSSVYVSEALGEEE; encoded by the coding sequence ATGAAAAGTAAAATTTGGAAATTTTTGGGATTTTTATTTCTTATGATGATTGTTGTAAACTTGATTTTATCAATTATCTCAACAGTTTTACCAGTAAGATTTGAATCGCCAAGTTCGGTTGTAGAAGCACCGCATTATTTTAACTTTGTTCTGGGAAACTTTAGATTTTCGCTTAGTCAGACAGTGCTTGATACTTGGGTAATTATGCTTATAATTATGTTCCTTGTAAGAAAAGGGACAAAAAATATAAGTGTTGAAAATCCAAGTAAGATGCAGATTATAATGGAAGAATATTATCATTTCATTGAAAATACTTTTTTGACTACATTTGGAAAACATAAAAAAAGTTATATACCGTTTTTTTCAGCATTGTTTATATTTATAATGTTCTCAAATTTAAGTACATTTTTATTTCCATTTATTATGATGGGAGTAACAGAAAATGGAGTTAAAACGATAAAGCCATTTTTTAGAACTCCGACAGCTGATCCAAATACGACAATAGGATTGTCACTTATAGTGATTGTCATCTTTTTAGCAGTTTCTATAAAACAGCATGGATTGAAAGGATATATAAAAACATTGTTTGAACCAATGTGGTTTATGTTTCCGTTGAATGTAGTGGATATTTTTTCTAAAGTATTAAACACATCAATGCGTCTATTTGGAAATATGCTTGCAGGACTTGTAATTGTTGGACTTTTATACAGTCTTGTAGGACGTGGAATGCTTCAGTCATTAACACATGATATGCTAAAGGGAAGTTTTTCATTTTCAGTCGGATGGCCGATGCTTATACAATTGTATCTAGATTTATTTATTGGAATTGTGCAGGCATTTGTATTTACAATACTGTCATCAGTCTATGTAAGTGAAGCGTTGGGTGAAGAAGAGTAA
- the atpE gene encoding ATP synthase F0 subunit C, giving the protein MKEMIQAAALLGAGIAAVGGIGAGLGQGIATGYAVEAVSRQPEAKQDIMQTLITGLAITESSAIYALVIAFLLIFLKG; this is encoded by the coding sequence ATGAAGGAAATGATTCAAGCAGCAGCGTTATTAGGAGCAGGAATTGCGGCAGTAGGAGGAATTGGAGCAGGATTAGGGCAAGGAATTGCGACTGGATATGCGGTAGAGGCAGTTTCAAGGCAGCCTGAAGCTAAGCAAGATATTATGCAGACATTAATTACAGGATTGGCAATTACTGAGTCATCAGCGATTTATGCATTGGTTATAGCATTCTTGTTAATTTTCTTAAAAGGATAA
- the atpH gene encoding ATP synthase F1 subunit delta, giving the protein MANDEIAKRYAGAIYNIAKSSDSVNEVREVLNILMENYEESEEFRKILEDPLKKFSKKEKFLEKSFNHTSKEALGVIKYIVKKQRLSLIGEIKDYFLKLYYEENNKLPVTAIFAKELSEKQREQLVQKLEKKYNKKIVLNVKVDKEIIGGGILKIGNEVINGSIKNQIEEIKKNF; this is encoded by the coding sequence ATGGCTAATGATGAAATTGCAAAAAGATATGCAGGAGCAATTTATAATATAGCAAAATCTTCTGACAGTGTAAATGAAGTTAGGGAAGTATTAAATATTCTTATGGAAAATTATGAGGAAAGTGAGGAATTTAGAAAAATTCTGGAAGATCCTTTAAAAAAGTTTTCTAAAAAAGAAAAGTTTTTGGAAAAATCTTTTAATCATACAAGCAAGGAAGCACTTGGAGTAATAAAATATATTGTAAAAAAGCAAAGATTATCGTTAATCGGAGAAATAAAAGATTATTTTTTAAAACTTTATTATGAAGAAAATAATAAACTTCCAGTAACTGCTATATTTGCAAAAGAGCTATCAGAAAAACAGAGAGAACAGTTAGTACAGAAATTAGAAAAAAAATACAATAAAAAGATTGTTTTAAATGTCAAAGTTGATAAAGAAATAATTGGCGGAGGAATTTTAAAAATTGGTAATGAAGTTATTAACGGTTCTATAAAAAATCAGATTGAAGAAATAAAGAAAAATTTTTAG
- a CDS encoding acyl-CoA dehydrogenase family protein, with product MKKITNENLLKMSTEGFLDNIKKAFNDVFSNGNIEKINLMSYLSENKWSNIKKCGLLLPFLSEKLGGRKDSQFEIQETLRIAGNYGVPITLRTGIEGALVLQPLTEYGNKEQIEKGLEMIFNGEGGGLAITEPNTSGSAIAKEMQSYYEYIDENTIHVKADKYWQGNSQSDFLLIAAKERKDGKLSKVISLILVPREYITYDVLNSGGLKAVRYAVNHVDTDIPAKYVIKLSESKANCLREFQNIFIRSRLQLVGMTHGIMEYIVKNIKKYAKVDIPFVKKELDEIETMYGVSKIMYKYVCNNICPEKSVSDKLMEANIIKSLATEYTYNAAQIAQKLLGAKGFEAGHPMSNVAIDFRPFTIFEGPNDMLYAEIFDQFSKVTAVEKKEGIRVDKNATIYERFISDKRFSNISVNNFLNKADDLINFLKEHTLNEIDQIKKVFAGKILARLFLLIQTESDNLVKFLIRDIRKDMLDFEDCI from the coding sequence ATGAAAAAAATTACAAATGAAAATTTATTAAAAATGAGTACAGAAGGATTTTTGGATAATATAAAAAAAGCATTTAATGATGTTTTTTCAAATGGAAATATTGAAAAAATAAATTTAATGAGTTATCTTTCAGAGAATAAATGGAGTAATATTAAAAAATGTGGACTTTTATTACCTTTTCTTTCTGAGAAACTTGGTGGAAGAAAGGACAGTCAGTTTGAAATTCAGGAAACATTGAGAATTGCTGGAAATTATGGAGTTCCTATTACACTTAGAACTGGAATTGAAGGAGCGTTGGTTTTGCAGCCGCTTACTGAATATGGAAATAAGGAGCAGATTGAAAAGGGTCTTGAAATGATATTTAATGGTGAAGGTGGCGGACTGGCTATAACAGAACCTAATACTTCGGGATCTGCTATTGCAAAGGAAATGCAGTCTTACTACGAATACATTGATGAAAATACAATTCATGTTAAAGCTGATAAATACTGGCAAGGAAATTCCCAAAGTGACTTTTTGTTAATTGCGGCAAAGGAAAGAAAAGATGGAAAACTTTCAAAAGTAATTAGCCTAATTTTAGTTCCAAGAGAATACATAACTTATGACGTGTTAAATTCAGGAGGTTTGAAAGCAGTCAGATATGCTGTAAATCACGTGGATACTGATATTCCTGCAAAATATGTAATAAAACTTTCAGAAAGCAAGGCAAATTGTCTTAGAGAATTTCAAAATATATTTATTCGAAGTAGATTACAGTTAGTTGGGATGACGCACGGGATTATGGAATACATTGTGAAAAATATAAAAAAATATGCAAAAGTTGATATTCCGTTTGTGAAAAAGGAACTGGATGAGATAGAAACAATGTATGGTGTATCAAAAATTATGTACAAATATGTTTGCAATAATATTTGTCCTGAAAAATCGGTATCAGATAAACTTATGGAAGCAAATATTATAAAAAGCCTTGCAACAGAGTATACTTACAATGCGGCACAAATAGCACAAAAACTATTAGGAGCGAAAGGATTTGAAGCTGGGCATCCGATGAGCAATGTGGCTATTGATTTTAGGCCATTTACAATTTTTGAAGGACCAAATGATATGCTTTATGCGGAAATTTTTGATCAGTTTTCAAAAGTTACGGCTGTGGAGAAAAAGGAAGGAATACGAGTTGACAAAAATGCAACAATTTATGAAAGATTTATTTCAGATAAAAGATTTTCAAATATTTCTGTTAATAATTTTCTAAATAAAGCAGATGACTTGATAAACTTTTTAAAAGAACATACTTTAAATGAAATAGATCAGATAAAAAAAGTTTTTGCTGGGAAAATATTGGCAAGATTGTTTCTTTTGATTCAGACGGAATCGGATAATTTGGTGAAATTTTTGATAAGGGATATTAGAAAAGATATGTTGGATTTTGAGGACTGTATTTAA